A single Natranaerobius thermophilus JW/NM-WN-LF DNA region contains:
- a CDS encoding AAA family ATPase — protein sequence MEEFNQELKLMLEIFPPHIRENLQKRNDLEDLVEVVLDLGRKPEARYPREFIYLTDDTVTEKDLEFIYNRTGPFGLDNRSGIEKTLHRISAIRNRRDKIVGLTCRVGKAVYGTADIIRDIVERGDKTLLLGRPGVGKTTILREAARILADEFRKRVIIVDTSNEIAGDGDIPHPAIGHARRMQVKTPDKQHDVMIEAVENHMPEVIIIDEIGTYQEAEAARTIAERGVQLIATAHGNTLENLILNPTLSELIGGIDTVTLGDEEAKRRNSQKTVLERKAPSTFDAVVEIFDRNTLKIHAPLEKVVDYILRGGAPRPEIRLRKNDGQHEIIQNSNITDEWNEMDAQTEGNYQNDALQKIYPYAVSKDTLKRLIKELQVPAKLTKHMQEADIMLTVKAQKRKGAKKIQKAYQENIPVHVIRKNKEKQVEKVLRHIFKKEVEENDSEM from the coding sequence GTGGAAGAATTTAACCAAGAGTTGAAATTAATGTTGGAGATATTTCCTCCTCATATAAGGGAAAATTTACAAAAAAGAAATGACCTGGAAGATTTGGTGGAAGTAGTCTTGGATTTGGGGAGAAAACCAGAGGCAAGATATCCAAGGGAGTTTATATATTTAACTGATGATACCGTGACAGAAAAGGACTTGGAGTTTATTTATAATCGCACAGGTCCCTTTGGTTTAGATAATCGCTCTGGAATAGAAAAAACTCTACATCGTATTTCTGCCATCAGAAATAGAAGGGATAAAATTGTGGGTCTAACTTGTAGAGTTGGTAAGGCAGTTTATGGTACAGCAGATATAATCAGGGATATTGTAGAACGAGGGGATAAAACTCTTCTTCTTGGACGCCCAGGAGTAGGTAAAACTACTATTTTAAGAGAAGCAGCACGAATACTAGCTGATGAATTTAGAAAACGGGTAATTATAGTTGATACTTCTAATGAAATTGCGGGAGATGGTGATATACCTCATCCCGCCATTGGCCATGCCAGGAGAATGCAGGTTAAGACTCCCGACAAACAGCATGATGTTATGATTGAGGCAGTTGAGAACCACATGCCGGAAGTTATTATTATAGACGAAATTGGTACTTATCAAGAAGCGGAAGCCGCCAGGACTATAGCAGAGCGGGGTGTTCAATTAATCGCTACTGCTCATGGAAATACATTGGAAAATTTGATACTCAATCCCACACTATCAGAATTAATTGGTGGAATAGATACAGTAACTCTCGGAGATGAAGAAGCTAAAAGAAGAAACTCTCAAAAAACTGTTCTAGAAAGAAAGGCACCCTCAACCTTTGATGCAGTTGTAGAGATATTTGATAGAAATACTCTAAAGATCCATGCACCATTGGAAAAAGTAGTTGACTATATTTTAAGGGGTGGAGCACCACGTCCAGAGATAAGACTTAGAAAAAATGACGGTCAGCATGAAATTATCCAAAATTCCAATATCACGGATGAATGGAATGAGATGGATGCCCAAACGGAGGGTAATTATCAAAATGACGCATTACAAAAGATTTATCCCTATGCCGTTAGCAAAGATACATTAAAACGTTTAATTAAAGAATTACAAGTTCCTGCAAAGCTTACCAAACACATGCAAGAAGCTGATATAATGTTAACAGTTAAAGCCCAAAAACGAAAAGGGGCTAAAAAAATCCAAAAAGCTTACCAGGAAAATATTCCTGTACATGTAATACGTAAAAATAAAGAAAAACAAGTAGAAAAAGTATTAAGACATATTTTTAAAAAAGAAGTTGAAGAAAATGATTCAGAAATGTAA
- the tmk gene encoding dTMP kinase — translation MSKRGKFITFEGIDGCGKSTQLKKVTSKLKKLGFNVVSTREPGGTSVGDAIREILLAPKHYNMTIETEALLYAASRVQHIEEFIIPNLAEDNIVLCDRFVDSSVAYQGIKLSHEEVIRVNQPAYDKVTPDITFLIDITPERAAKRLGIEKDRIENRGVNYQSQVRENYLFLAEEEPDRIVIINGDQSEEKVFEELWNVLEDILIRN, via the coding sequence TTGTCTAAGAGAGGAAAATTTATAACCTTTGAAGGCATAGATGGTTGTGGAAAAAGTACTCAATTAAAAAAAGTAACCTCTAAATTAAAAAAACTAGGGTTTAATGTGGTTTCAACCCGTGAACCTGGTGGAACTAGTGTAGGGGATGCAATTAGAGAAATACTTTTAGCTCCGAAACATTATAATATGACTATTGAAACAGAAGCACTTTTATATGCGGCTTCACGTGTACAACATATTGAAGAATTTATTATTCCCAACTTAGCTGAGGATAACATAGTATTATGTGATCGCTTTGTTGATTCCAGTGTGGCTTATCAAGGGATAAAGCTCTCCCATGAAGAAGTTATCCGTGTAAATCAACCGGCTTATGATAAAGTGACTCCTGATATAACATTTTTAATAGATATAACTCCCGAACGTGCTGCGAAACGGTTAGGTATAGAAAAAGACCGGATTGAAAATAGGGGGGTGAATTATCAATCTCAAGTCAGGGAAAATTACCTTTTTCTAGCTGAAGAAGAACCTGATAGAATAGTGATTATTAATGGCGACCAATCCGAAGAGAAAGTTTTCGAAGAGTTATGGAATGTTTTGGAAGACATATTGATAAGAAACTGA
- a CDS encoding cyclic-di-AMP receptor, whose protein sequence is MKLIIVILQDKDTPPLLDALNEKEIRVTKLASSGGFLRAGNTTLLIGVTQDQVNDVIDLIKNHCSSRQQMVNPVSPVGGTTDTYLPFPVEVTVGGATIFVVDVDNFEQV, encoded by the coding sequence ATGAAGTTGATAATTGTTATTTTGCAGGATAAAGATACGCCCCCTTTATTAGATGCCCTGAATGAAAAAGAGATTAGGGTAACTAAACTTGCTAGTAGTGGTGGGTTTTTAAGGGCAGGGAATACCACTTTACTTATTGGTGTTACACAAGATCAGGTGAATGACGTTATTGACCTAATTAAGAACCACTGTAGTTCAAGGCAGCAAATGGTAAACCCTGTTTCCCCCGTAGGAGGAACAACAGATACTTATTTGCCCTTTCCCGTAGAGGTGACTGTGGGTGGCGCTACTATTTTCGTAGTTGATGTAGATAATTTTGAGCAGGTCTAA
- a CDS encoding YaaR family protein — MARISGIGKRGEETNNKKTVTTPGSRKVNQKKQNFQTQFSKAHKQELNKELDRLVADINEKGQNLANQMTWESFISYRQSIKNFLQVFIGEAYEVTGSRGRNRFGSQKLYRHIETIDQKLAELGEKVVKNEGEKMEVIARIDEIRGLLLDLYQ; from the coding sequence ATGGCAAGAATTAGCGGTATAGGCAAAAGAGGTGAAGAAACCAATAACAAAAAAACAGTAACTACTCCCGGGAGTAGAAAGGTGAATCAAAAAAAACAAAATTTTCAAACCCAATTTTCTAAAGCTCATAAACAAGAACTTAATAAAGAGTTGGATCGGCTTGTTGCAGATATTAATGAAAAAGGACAGAACTTAGCGAATCAAATGACTTGGGAAAGTTTTATCTCTTACAGACAGAGCATCAAAAACTTTTTACAGGTATTCATTGGGGAAGCCTACGAAGTAACAGGATCAAGGGGGAGAAATCGCTTTGGTTCCCAAAAACTGTACCGCCATATTGAAACAATAGATCAAAAATTAGCTGAACTGGGAGAAAAGGTTGTTAAAAATGAAGGAGAGAAAATGGAAGTTATTGCAAGAATAGATGAAATAAGAGGGCTCCTTCTGGATTTATATCAATAA
- a CDS encoding ZIP family metal transporter, which yields MEALVYSFLAGISTAIGAIIVAFFGQPSQRALSGLLGFAGGIMLAISAFDLMPESLEIGSMSSTIIGFSFGAIMMYALDKFIPHAHMSGGEDIIEENTSPLNNKEILRTGYLIFFGIALHNLPEGLAIGAGLESSPELGLYIAIAIGLHNIPEGMATAGPLRAGGLRWIKVFLLTLFAGLMTPLGAALGLIIFNISPVLVAGGLAFAAGAMVYIVSDELIPQSHNLHSHIANAGLIIGLLLGFVLTS from the coding sequence ATGGAAGCTTTAGTCTATAGTTTTTTAGCTGGTATTTCTACAGCCATAGGAGCTATAATAGTAGCTTTTTTTGGACAACCTAGTCAAAGGGCTTTATCTGGTCTATTAGGATTTGCAGGTGGTATTATGCTAGCTATATCAGCCTTCGACTTAATGCCAGAGTCCTTAGAGATAGGTTCGATGTCGTCGACTATTATTGGCTTTTCCTTTGGGGCAATTATGATGTATGCACTTGATAAATTTATTCCCCACGCCCATATGTCAGGAGGAGAAGACATAATTGAAGAAAACACATCCCCTTTGAATAACAAAGAAATTCTTCGTACCGGTTACCTAATTTTCTTTGGAATAGCTCTACACAATTTACCCGAAGGTTTAGCCATTGGTGCCGGATTAGAATCGAGCCCAGAACTTGGACTATATATTGCCATTGCCATCGGTCTTCATAATATACCAGAGGGCATGGCTACTGCAGGGCCTTTAAGAGCAGGAGGTTTACGCTGGATTAAAGTTTTCTTACTCACCTTATTTGCCGGACTTATGACACCATTAGGAGCTGCCCTGGGATTAATCATCTTCAATATATCACCTGTTCTCGTTGCAGGGGGACTAGCTTTTGCAGCTGGTGCAATGGTCTATATAGTAAGTGATGAATTAATCCCACAATCCCATAACCTACATAGTCACATTGCTAATGCTGGATTAATAATCGGTCTGCTTTTGGGTTTTGTATTGACTAGTTAA
- a CDS encoding IS6 family transposase has protein sequence MTKVVCPRCNNNCSDKFYRFGFDNHGHQKYQCQECFSQFAPKTLSKGGDKRGPNKPRKYPSCPKCGKATFLHHDYEFYSNLRCWDKSCNHSFYVPKPQSIPEPSQLDIDGKVDFSNMRHSLHTVIRALYLYFINGSSTRGVSQFLIDCEGIKVSHVTIADWTKKFAPLFLYISRYLKPIDLDSSDEWHVDETVIKIKGKRFYAWTVIDAETRFVLAFHLSPYRDSQAAFKVLNYAKKHFGQPHSIVTDRYWAYNAPIKVLFPNSNHIRVESFQDDISNNLIESFFQIFKSWVKQRRGFASFQSANKLIAVFVFAFNFVRTSNVLNQSTPAQVAGINYSNRNRTFWLLHSNNAA, from the coding sequence ATGACTAAAGTTGTATGCCCTAGATGCAATAATAACTGCTCTGACAAGTTTTATAGGTTTGGTTTTGATAATCATGGTCATCAAAAGTATCAATGTCAAGAATGTTTTAGTCAGTTTGCACCTAAGACACTTTCTAAAGGCGGGGATAAAAGAGGTCCTAATAAACCTCGTAAATATCCCTCTTGCCCTAAATGCGGTAAAGCTACATTTTTACATCACGACTATGAATTTTATTCTAATTTGAGGTGTTGGGACAAAAGCTGTAATCATTCTTTCTATGTCCCTAAACCTCAAAGTATTCCTGAACCTTCGCAACTTGATATTGACGGCAAAGTAGACTTCTCTAACATGAGACATTCTCTTCATACTGTTATTCGAGCTCTTTACCTGTACTTTATCAATGGTAGCTCTACTAGAGGTGTCTCACAGTTCCTTATTGATTGTGAAGGAATTAAAGTATCTCATGTTACTATTGCTGACTGGACTAAAAAGTTTGCTCCTCTGTTTCTTTATATCTCTAGATATCTAAAGCCAATAGATCTTGACTCTTCTGATGAGTGGCATGTCGACGAAACTGTAATTAAAATTAAAGGCAAAAGATTCTACGCCTGGACTGTTATTGATGCTGAAACTAGATTTGTGCTTGCATTTCATCTATCTCCTTACAGAGATAGCCAGGCTGCTTTTAAAGTGCTGAACTATGCTAAGAAACATTTTGGACAGCCTCATAGTATCGTTACAGATAGATACTGGGCTTACAATGCTCCAATTAAAGTTCTGTTTCCAAACTCTAATCACATCAGAGTCGAGTCTTTTCAAGATGATATCTCTAATAACTTAATTGAATCTTTTTTTCAGATTTTCAAAAGCTGGGTTAAGCAACGCAGAGGATTTGCTTCTTTCCAGTCAGCCAACAAGTTGATTGCGGTATTTGTGTTTGCTTTTAACTTTGTTAGGACAAGCAATGTTTTGAATCAGTCTACTCCTGCTCAAGTTGCTGGGATTAATTACTCTAATCGTAATAGGACTTTTTGGCTTTTACATAGTAATAATGCCGCTTGA